One window from the genome of Oryctolagus cuniculus chromosome 1, mOryCun1.1, whole genome shotgun sequence encodes:
- the CCKBR gene encoding gastrin/cholecystokinin type B receptor isoform X1: protein MSVGGNILIIVVLGLSRRLRTVTNAFLLSLAVSDLLLAVACMPFTLLPNLMGTFIFGTVICKAVSYLMGVSVSVSTLSLVAIALERYSAICRPLQARVWQTRSHAARVILATWLLSGLLMVPYPVYTAVQPVGPRVLQCVHRWPSARVRQTWSVLLLLLLFFVPGVVMAVAYGLISRELYLGLRFDSDSDSESQSRVRGQGGLPGGAAPGPVHQNGRCRPEAGLAGEDGDGCYVQLPRSRPALELSALTAPISGPGPGPRPAQAKLLAKKRVVRMLLVIVVLFFMCWLPVYSANTWRAFDGPGAHRALSGAPISFIHLLSYASACVNPLVYCFMHRRFRQACLDTCARCCPRPPRARPRPLPDEDPPTPSIASLSRLSYTTISTLGPG from the exons atgagcGTTGGAGGAAACATCCTCATCATTGTGGTCCTGGGACTGAGCCGCCGCCTGAGGACCGTCACCAATGCCTTCTTGCTGTCGCTGGCAGTCAGCGACctcctgctggctgtggcttGCATGCCCTTCACACTCCTGCCCAATCTCATGGGCACATTCATCTTCGGCACAGTCATCTGCAAGGCCGTTTCCTACCTCATGG GGGTGTCTGTGAGTGTGTCCACGCTAAGCCTCGTAGCCATTGCCCTGGAGCGGTACAGCGCCATCTGCCGACCACTGCAGGCGCGGGTGTGGCAAACTCGCTCCCACGCGGCTCGTGTGATCTTAGCCACGTGGCTGCTGTCTGGACTGCTCATGGTGCCCTACCCCGTGTACACCGCCGTGCAGCCAGTGGGGCCCCGTGTGCTGCAGTGCGTGCATCGCTGGCCCAGTGCGCGGGTCCGCCAGACCTG GTCAGTactgctgctcctgctcctgttcTTCGTCCCTGGTGTGGTCATGGCTGTGGCCTATGGACTTATCTCCCGCGAGCTCTACTTAGGACTTCGTtttgacagtgacagtgacagcgaGAGCCAAAGCCGGGTCAGAGGCCAAGGAGGGTTGCCGGGTGGGGCTGCCCCAG GTCCTGTCCACCAGAACGGGCGTTGCCGGCCGGAAGCCGGCCTGGCCGGCGAGGACGGCGACGGCTGCTATGTGCAGCTTCCACGTTCCCGGCCTGCCCTGGAGCTGTCCGCGCTGACCGCTCCCATTTCTGGGCCAGGCCCCGGACCCCGGCCAGCCCAGGCCAAGCTGTTGGCTAAGAAGCGCGTGGTGCGCATGTTGCTGGTGATCGTTGTGCTGTTTTTCATGTGTTGGCTGCCAGTGTACAGTGCCAACACGTGGCGCGCCTTCGACGGCCCGGGTGCTCACCGAGCCCTCTCCGGGGCACCTATCTCCTTCATCCACTTGCTGAGCTACGCCTCGGCCTGTGTCAATCCCCTGGTCTACTGCTTCATGCATCGCCGCTTTCGCCAGGCCTGCCTGGACACGTGTGCCCGCTGCTGCCCCCGGCCTCCACGAGCCCGCCCCAGACCTCTTCCAGATGAggaccctcccaccccctccattGCTTCACTGTCTAGGCTGAGCTACACCACCATCAGCACGCTGGGGCCCGGATGA
- the CCKBR gene encoding gastrin/cholecystokinin type B receptor codes for MELLKLNRSVQGSGSGPVASLCRPGGPLLNNSGTGNLSCEPPRIRGAGTRELELAIRVTLYAVIFLMSVGGNILIIVVLGLSRRLRTVTNAFLLSLAVSDLLLAVACMPFTLLPNLMGTFIFGTVICKAVSYLMGVSVSVSTLSLVAIALERYSAICRPLQARVWQTRSHAARVILATWLLSGLLMVPYPVYTAVQPVGPRVLQCVHRWPSARVRQTWSVLLLLLLFFVPGVVMAVAYGLISRELYLGLRFDSDSDSESQSRVRGQGGLPGGAAPGPVHQNGRCRPEAGLAGEDGDGCYVQLPRSRPALELSALTAPISGPGPGPRPAQAKLLAKKRVVRMLLVIVVLFFMCWLPVYSANTWRAFDGPGAHRALSGAPISFIHLLSYASACVNPLVYCFMHRRFRQACLDTCARCCPRPPRARPRPLPDEDPPTPSIASLSRLSYTTISTLGPG; via the exons ATGGAGCTGCTAAAGCTGAACCGGAGCGTGCAGGGATCCGGATCCGGACCGGTGGCTTCCCTGTGCCGCCCGGGTGGCCCCCTCCTCAACAACAGCGGTACCGGCAACCTCAGCTGCGAGCCCCCGCGCATCCGCGGAGCCGGGACACGAG AATTGGAGCTGGCCATTAGAGTCACTCTTTATgcagtgatctttctgatgagcGTTGGAGGAAACATCCTCATCATTGTGGTCCTGGGACTGAGCCGCCGCCTGAGGACCGTCACCAATGCCTTCTTGCTGTCGCTGGCAGTCAGCGACctcctgctggctgtggcttGCATGCCCTTCACACTCCTGCCCAATCTCATGGGCACATTCATCTTCGGCACAGTCATCTGCAAGGCCGTTTCCTACCTCATGG GGGTGTCTGTGAGTGTGTCCACGCTAAGCCTCGTAGCCATTGCCCTGGAGCGGTACAGCGCCATCTGCCGACCACTGCAGGCGCGGGTGTGGCAAACTCGCTCCCACGCGGCTCGTGTGATCTTAGCCACGTGGCTGCTGTCTGGACTGCTCATGGTGCCCTACCCCGTGTACACCGCCGTGCAGCCAGTGGGGCCCCGTGTGCTGCAGTGCGTGCATCGCTGGCCCAGTGCGCGGGTCCGCCAGACCTG GTCAGTactgctgctcctgctcctgttcTTCGTCCCTGGTGTGGTCATGGCTGTGGCCTATGGACTTATCTCCCGCGAGCTCTACTTAGGACTTCGTtttgacagtgacagtgacagcgaGAGCCAAAGCCGGGTCAGAGGCCAAGGAGGGTTGCCGGGTGGGGCTGCCCCAG GTCCTGTCCACCAGAACGGGCGTTGCCGGCCGGAAGCCGGCCTGGCCGGCGAGGACGGCGACGGCTGCTATGTGCAGCTTCCACGTTCCCGGCCTGCCCTGGAGCTGTCCGCGCTGACCGCTCCCATTTCTGGGCCAGGCCCCGGACCCCGGCCAGCCCAGGCCAAGCTGTTGGCTAAGAAGCGCGTGGTGCGCATGTTGCTGGTGATCGTTGTGCTGTTTTTCATGTGTTGGCTGCCAGTGTACAGTGCCAACACGTGGCGCGCCTTCGACGGCCCGGGTGCTCACCGAGCCCTCTCCGGGGCACCTATCTCCTTCATCCACTTGCTGAGCTACGCCTCGGCCTGTGTCAATCCCCTGGTCTACTGCTTCATGCATCGCCGCTTTCGCCAGGCCTGCCTGGACACGTGTGCCCGCTGCTGCCCCCGGCCTCCACGAGCCCGCCCCAGACCTCTTCCAGATGAggaccctcccaccccctccattGCTTCACTGTCTAGGCTGAGCTACACCACCATCAGCACGCTGGGGCCCGGATGA
- the CNGA4 gene encoding cyclic nucleotide-gated channel alpha-4, translated as MSQDSKVKTTESSPPAPSKARKSLPVLDPSGDYYYWWLNTMVVPVMYNLIIVICRACFPDLQHGYLVAWFVLDYMSDLLYLLDIIVRFHTGFLDQGILVVDKGRIASRYVCSWSFLLDLASLVPTDLVYLRLGPHTPTLRLNRFLRVPRLFEAFDRTETRTAYPNAFRIAKLMLYIFVVIHWNSCLYFALSRYLGFGRDAWVYPDPAQPGFERLRRQYLYSFYFSTLILTTVGDTPLPAREEEYLFMVGDFLLAVMGFATIMGSMSSVIYNMNTADAAFYPDHALVKKYMKLQHVNRRLERRVIDWYQHLQINKKMTNEVAILQHLPERLRAEVAVSVHLSTLSRVQIFQNCEASLLEELVLKLQPQTYSPGEYVCRKGDIGREMYIIREGQLAVVADDGVTQYAVLGAGLYFGEISIINIKGNMSGNRRTANIKSLGYSDLFCLSKEDLREVLSEYPQAQTVMEEKGREILLKMNKLDVNAEAAEIALQEATESRLRGLDQQLDDLQTKFARLLAELESSALKIAYRIERLEWQTREWPVPEDLAEADDEGEPGEGTSKDGEGRTGQEGPLGPGL; from the exons ATGAGCCAGGACAGCAAGGTGAAGACAACAGAATCCAGCCCACCTGCCCCTTCCAAGGCCAG GAAATCACTGCCTGTCCTAGACCCATCAGGAGACTACTACTACTGGTGGCTGAACACAATGGTCGTCCCAGTAATGTATAACCTCATCATCGTCATCTGCAG AGCCTGTTTTCCCGACTTGCAGCATGGTTATCTGGTGGCCTGGTTTGTTCTGGACTACATGAGTGACCTACTGTACCTACTGGACATCATAGTGCGCTTCCACACAG gCTTCTTAGACCAAGGCATCCTAGTAGTGGACAAGGGGAGGATCGCGAGTCGCTATGTCTGCTCCTGGAGCTTCTTGCTGGACCTGGCTTCCCTGGTGCCCACGGACCTGGTCTACCTGCGGCTGggcccacacacacccacactgcGGCTGAACCGCTTTCTCCGGGTGCCCCGCCTCTTTGAGGCCTTTGACCGCACGGAGACACGCACAGCTTACCCCAACGCCTTCCGCATCGCCAAGCTGATGCTTTACATTTTTGTCGTCATCCACTGGAACAGCTGCCTGTACTTTGCCCTGTCCCGGTACCTGGGCTTCGGGCGTGATGCATGGGTGTACCCGGATCCTGCGCAGCCTGGCTTTGAGCGCCTTAGGCGCCAGTACCTCTATAGCTTCTACTTCTCCACGCTGATCCTGACCACCGTGGGCGACACGCCACTGCCAGCCCGGGAGGAGGAGTACCTCTTCATGGTGGGCGACTTCCTGCTGGCTGTCATGGGTTTTGCCACCATCATGGGCAGCATGAGCTCTGTCATCTACAACATGAACACAGCAGATGCAGCTTTCTACCCGGACCATGCGCTGGTGAAGAAGTACATGAAGCTGCAACATGTCAACCGCCGGCTAGAACGACGAGTTATTGACTG GTACCAGCACCTGCAGATCAACAAAAAGATGACCAATGAAGTAGCCATCCTACAACACCTGCCTGAGCGGCTGAGGGCAGAAGTGGCTGTGTCTGTACACCTGTCTACTCTGAGCAGGGTACAGATCTTCCAGAACTGTGAAGCCAGCCTGctggaggagctggtgctgaAGCTGCAGCCCCAGACCTACTCGCCAGGAGAATATGTATGCCGCAAAGGGGACATTGGCCGAGAGATGTATATCATCCGTGAGGGTCAACTGGCCGTGGTGGCAGATGATGGTGTCACACAATAtgctgtgctgggggcagggctctACTTTGGGGAGATCAGCATCATCAACATCAAAG GGAACATGTCCGGGAACCGCCGCACAGCCAATATCAAGAGCCTGGGTTATTCAGATCTGTTCTGCCTGAGCAAGGAGGACCTGCGGGAGGTGCTGAGTGAGTATCCACAAGCCCAGACCGTCATGGAGGAGAAGGGCCGTGAGATCCTGCTCAAAATGAATAAGTTGGACGTGAATGCCGAGGCAGCTGAGATTGCCTTACAGGAGGCCACAGAGTCCCGGCTACGAGGCCTTGATCAACAGCTTGATGATCTACAGACCAAGTTCGCTCGCCTCCTGGCTGAACTGGAGTCCAGCGCCCTTAAGATCGCTTACCGCATTGAAAGACTGGAGTGGCAGACTCGAGAGTGGCCAGTGCCAGAGGACCTGGCTGAGGCTGATGACGAGGGTGAGCCTGGCGAGGGGACTTCCAAGGATGGAGAGGGAAGGACTGGCCAGGAGGGACCCCTGGGCCCAGGGTTGTAG